The Fervidicoccus fontis Kam940 DNA window ACATCAATGTCGAAATCTGGATTATAATCGTCATTGTTGTCCAGCAACCTGAAGGGGGCATTAACTTCTGCTAATAATATGCTCGTGCCTGAGCTGATATTATTTGGAGAAAGGATTATCCATTGGTTTGATATTGTTGTTGATCTTGAAACATTGAACAGCAACTGGTAAGTAACTGGAGCGAGTATCCTTTTCATTGTATAAACGCCATCTATACTGAAGGTTGCAAATGAGGTTGATGGATTCTGAATAGTAAAGGTGAAGCTCTTCATCCCGTTTAATGGAACATCTGGGACATAAATGCCGTAATAATTCTGTGAAGAGAATGCACTAGGAATGTTTGGATTTTGAACTTGGAGGTATGCTCCATAAAATCCTAAAAATGACCCTGGCATATAGTCCTGGAAAGTCCAGTACCACATGCTAGACATTTTAGATGCACTTAGTGAATACTCGCTTTGAGATGAAATTAAAAGCTCATCGGACTTTCCAAGTACATATTGTACAGCTCTCGTAATGTTGATCCTGCCGGCCCCCTGATCATAAGGCATGTATCCTAAGCTGTCAGCTGTATTCATTAGTATTTCCTTGAGCATTGATGGCGGAACACTATTGGCAGATGATCCCACTTTTTCTTCGAGCGCCTGTATCAAAAGTGCGACAGCACCAGCAGTTAAGGGGGTTGCATAGCTTGTCCCTCCAAAGATGTTATAATAAATAGGTATTGGAGCCGCTGTAATTCCCCAGGCACCAACATCAACTATATCTGGCTTTAAGTATCCCATTGGAACGGGGCCTCTGGCAGACCACATAATTATGTTATCTTGCGTATATCCACCATATCCATATCCAACCTGGTAAACTTTCCACAATGTAGATGCACTCACTGTAAGTGCTCCTACAGCGGCACCCGGAGAGGTGACAGTTCCAAATCCAGGCCCCCCGTTTCCTGCAGCTTGCACTACGAGTATTCCTGGGAATGAGGGATCTAAGAACCCTGGAGTTGTTAGAGCATTGATAAGCATTGATTCAATATCATAACCAAATCCAGAAATATCATATATGAAGTTGCTAATTCCCCAGCTATCGCTTATTACATCTGCTCTCTTTTCGCCTGTATAATAGATTGTACCGTTATTATTTACATCAAAACCTGAAGCCCACAAAAGTCCCATTTCAACATCTCCATACCATAAAGCCTTGACACCAATAACATTAGCATCCTTTGCAATTCCATTAACAATTCCATTGCCAGCTGCAGCGGAAGCACATGATGTACCGTGACCTTCAAAATCATAGAAGAGACTTATATAATCGCCGTTCAGATCCCATCCAGGATAATATGCACCATAACTATTAAACCAAAGTCCGACGTCATAGAAAAATCCACCAGCAACTCCTAAGCTAAGATCCTCTTCAGGAGAGTATAGTATTCTATTTCCATCATATGTGACAACAATATCTCCATTATCTCCAAATACACCATCATTATTTGCATCAATTACCAATAACGTATAGTTTCCTGGAGTATCAGGATCTGACATCAAGACACCAACACTAACGAGTCCTGCTACAGTATATTCAAGGGTCATTCCAAACTTATAGATTCCGCTGGATGATGGAATGTTTCCAACATAGTAAGATGAGTAGCTTGGAGGAACTGTCTCGTAATATGGGTCAAGAACGACGAAATAATTCTGACCGACATTTATATATCCGCTACTGTTGGCCTGAAAGCTGTTTGTGAGTATAACCTGAGATTCGTCTGCATCCAATACCATTGGCTCTCTGATATTTGAAGTTGTCCCATAAACCGTTCTATAACTCCCAACATAGTAGATCAATTTGCTTTGCAGATCTGGATGTGCATAATCAACACCAGTGTCTACAATTGCTATTTTCACTCCACTACCAGTAATTCCATAAGAATTTTCTACAAAACTAGCACCGATAAGATTCCTCACGTCATTTGTTTCAGGTTGAATAGAATTGTTTACTCCAATCTGCGTATAATTATCGAAAGGACTAAAAGTACTGGGCTCGAAAGTTGGAACGGCACTAGCATATATATTTGTTATATATGTTAATCCAACTGCTTGTATTTGGTTATAAAGCAATTTAGCCGGACCATATAACCTAATTGTATACCCCCCATCTTTGTTCTTAACAGGATTTCCAAGTATTATTGGAACTTGTGAACCGTGAAATGAAAATGTATATCTGCTTAACTCTGATACAATTTTTGAAATTTGCTGTGAAGATTGTGGGGATAAGTACAACGAAACCATAACAGTACTATTTCCAAGCTGAGAGAGTGAACCTAGTTCCTTTGAAATTCCGCTCAAATTACTGCCTGTTGTACCAGTATTGTTATATGCAAACGCATTTATTGGTGCAGACATAATTACTATTAATATAATTGAAATCAACTTAAATAATATATTTCTATTTACCAAATTTTATTCACCTAAAAATCTTATTTCATTGTCATAATATTTAAATATTATCTTATTAAAATAAAATTCACTTACAGAGGGAAAAATACAATTATCAAAATTTTATTATAAAAATATAATAGAAATAGAAAAATTAAAAAAATATAAAAAATAAAAATTAAAAAAATTAAAATATTGATATATTTTTTTACTTATTTACTTGGAGTAGTTGCTAGAGATTTCTTAAGGGTATTGTATACCATTGTAGATATTGCAAGCGCTACTAATACAAGTATCAAGGTTACCAAGCTAATGTACAGTGCATATGCTGCTTTGCTTGCAGCATCGCTTGCTTGCGTAGTAGCTGCATTAGCTGCAGAAACCGCATTGCTTACTTGACTGCTTAAATTACTCACTTGTGAAGATAATGCATTGATTTGGTTAGCAGCATTAGATGCTGCAGTAGCTGCATTCTGAGCCTGGGTCGCTGCACTGCTTGCAGAGGTTGCTGCATTCTGAGCTGCAGTTACTGCCTGCGAAACTTGGCTAGATAGCTGGTTAACTGATGTGCTTAAACTATTGACATTATTAGATAAAGTGCTTAATTGAGAGCTCATAGTATTTAATGAACTATTAATACCGTTTAACGCATTGTTTATTGTGCCTACCGCTGCATTGAGATTGTTCTGCAGTGTTGTTAAACTGTTTGAAAGTTGAGTGCTAACGCTAGTTAACTGACTAGAGAGAGCACTTTGAGCACTGTTAATGCTACTTGTAATGGTACTGACTGCATTCTGCAAATCACTATAAGTCGCAACCTCTGTCAAATTGTTAATTACATACGCATAGCTTGCATCAGTCGCCTGAATTACTGGCGTGCTAGTGCTTGATGGCACATAATATGTTAAATTAACCATATATGCACCTGGTTCGACGAATGGAATCCACAATCCTAGTACGTTAGTAAATTGACTTGTCAGTAAACCATTGCTCGTTGAAGTCCATCTCTGAACGTTGGTAGTTACAGCCATTATAGCATCTGTGTTGTTTATCAGCACTCCAGCCATAGCAACACCAGCTGGGAATCCAGTACCAATTACTCTTACTATGCCAGAACCTACTAATATTGGTGCAATATCTTTATTGAGATCTAGTAGCAATATCTTTGGAACTACTTGAGCAGGCGTGTTAGGTAATATATTAGTACCATTGTAGAATCCTAAGGTAATCGTTCCAATCGATGAACCTGCAGCTTGCAATAAATAGGTACCTTCAGGAACTGTTGGTACAGTGAAACTAAAGGTAGCCGAGCCACTGTTATCTGCTGTAGCTGTTCCTACTTGTATATCACCAAAGTATATATTAATTGTGTCTCCTGGTACCAATCCGGTAACTGTAACTAATACTTTATCTCCAACATAGTCGCATGTACCGCTTACTGCTGCACACTGAGAGCAGTATTTCTCACCAACATATTGCTCACATGGACATACTATTACAGTTTGATTATTATAGCCTGCATAAGCAATTGGACTGCTTTTCGGTTGCATCGTAATTGGGTTAATGATCTCATAATATCCTCCTGCACCAACTACTATAGCTGCTCTGTACTCGAAGCCCCAGCTATCTTTTCCCCATATGTAGTGGGCGCCAAATGTAATATTCGAAGATGGCATAGTAACATTAAATGTTAAGTTTCCATCTTTGCCCAAAGTAAATGTTCCTAGATTTATTGACTGATCAAGGGTCACTGTCAAGTAGTTTGTCTGATATCCATAGTAAGTTCCTGGACC harbors:
- a CDS encoding S8 family serine peptidase, with protein sequence MVNRNILFKLISIILIVIMSAPINAFAYNNTGTTGSNLSGISKELGSLSQLGNSTVMVSLYLSPQSSQQISKIVSELSRYTFSFHGSQVPIILGNPVKNKDGGYTIRLYGPAKLLYNQIQAVGLTYITNIYASAVPTFEPSTFSPFDNYTQIGVNNSIQPETNDVRNLIGASFVENSYGITGSGVKIAIVDTGVDYAHPDLQSKLIYYVGSYRTVYGTTSNIREPMVLDADESQVILTNSFQANSSGYINVGQNYFVVLDPYYETVPPSYSSYYVGNIPSSSGIYKFGMTLEYTVAGLVSVGVLMSDPDTPGNYTLLVIDANNDGVFGDNGDIVVTYDGNRILYSPEEDLSLGVAGGFFYDVGLWFNSYGAYYPGWDLNGDYISLFYDFEGHGTSCASAAAGNGIVNGIAKDANVIGVKALWYGDVEMGLLWASGFDVNNNGTIYYTGEKRADVISDSWGISNFIYDISGFGYDIESMLINALTTPGFLDPSFPGILVVQAAGNGGPGFGTVTSPGAAVGALTVSASTLWKVYQVGYGYGGYTQDNIIMWSARGPVPMGYLKPDIVDVGAWGITAAPIPIYYNIFGGTSYATPLTAGAVALLIQALEEKVGSSANSVPPSMLKEILMNTADSLGYMPYDQGAGRINITRAVQYVLGKSDELLISSQSEYSLSASKMSSMWYWTFQDYMPGSFLGFYGAYLQVQNPNIPSAFSSQNYYGIYVPDVPLNGMKSFTFTIQNPSTSFATFSIDGVYTMKRILAPVTYQLLFNVSRSTTISNQWIILSPNNISSGTSILLAEVNAPFRLLDNNDDYNPDFDIDVYAYVWINDTNGNGVPDRNELAFINVGYATSNYNSIEISNPRQLLQEFGPNAKLAIRVFIHRDYSSVPLVNFPATLTISQFMLVKDPAVYVPSISMNLLPGKSVTLQGTVFAYSLAPTAYESFMRVRATFSDGSYRVYDVPISYTVYTNMPMSGTLYLNPTTDTSLMLSPSNIRGDNDWDWRYEAGDWRYFYVNVQSPSLSAFEFKATWTYSNTSLITYALGPDGQFAGGFFGESVSYHENLWAGTFLWTATGGIDGKNLSAITFPSTRYRYFEYPTQKSNTGIYTLIVRTALFDGSTNAERFLVSVTPLQISGLPISKLGPQGTVTYTIKLPYAATQYYAVVAPSIYPLFAYSSWNANVTPGSYSGLIPAGSTVTFTVKFNNYIYPYRADIPLIIQFNMPTSSGLPVYYKYMGQYKLYASTYTFEDWITSGSQWLFYS